The genomic segment cagccaaaaattttaagtggcagaatggaggagataggcttaaaatgaggaaagtgctgcaaaaatatagattgaggcgtttgaaattttaaaaccttactaggcatccggttgattaaatatgtggcagttaataaggcttccccccacaaatatttaggaacattagtggtaaatagaagagaacgagtaacttcaagaaggtgcctattttttctttcggcaacgccgttttgctgtggggttccaacacaagaactaatctgaactatgcccttttccttaaaaaaatcacctaaagacctagcaaaaaattcactgccattatcagatttaaagagctggattttagacccaaattgagtgagaaccatgttataaaattgcacaaaaacactagcagtttcagatttatctttcagcaaataagtccaagttatcctactgtgatcatcaataaaagtgataaaccacttacaattatcagcattcttcacccgagaagggccccaaatatcactatggatcaaagcaaaagggtaagaaggcttgtatgtagaaggaaaataagatgatttagtatgtttggcAAGAGAGCAAACTTTGCAAGAAAAAGAATTAGGCCTTTTATTAATGAATAGAGCAGGAAACAATTTTGCAAGGTATTGGAAACTAGGATGGCCTAAACGAAAGTGCCATAACATAACAGTATCAACTTTTCCTAAAGCGGTAAATGACTTGGAGATCTCGATTTTAGGAGAGGTAGGGAGGATGTAGAGACCATTATGCAAGCTGGCCTTACCAATCATCTTCTTCGAGTTCAGTGCCTGCAAAGTACAATCACGATCATTAAAAATTACAGAGCAGTGCAAGTCTGTGGACAATTTACTAACAGAGATGAGATTGCACGCCAGATTTGGTACAAAGAGAACATTTTTAAGTGCAATCTGTTCATTGAGAATAACAGTGCCATGTCCCTCTATTTTGCACAAGGTACCATCAGCCGTTTTGACAGCTTTACCAAAGGTATGGAAAAAATTGTGAAACAATGCCTTGTTACTAGTCATATGATCCGTAGCACCAGAATCGAGGATCCAATTAGGAGTCAACTGGGAGGAGAAAAATGCAGTAGAAGAAAGGTTACCTTCTGGATCTTTTATGACCAGATTACCTTCACAAGACCCTTCAAGAAAATTGTTGCCATTCAATCGATGGCAGGTGATAGTCAGACCAGACGAATCTGATGGAGCATCGGAACCAGAAAAATTTTCTGGATTTGAAGTAATCTCCGAAGTAGGAGAAGGAGTTTCGGACATGGTCTAGGTTGAAAAAGAAATCGTAACCTAAGCTGATACCatgtagaaatcagagtattttttatactaaatagaacataaatcagagtttttatatacaacctatggcactactttaggaaactctaagttaggaaagatactaaataggagatatgatcccttaaaataagggattttaataaagaaaatatctacaaaatattcctaaaatatttacagaatattcctacaATTTTCTTCTGAAACTTTTGCTCAAAATAATTCATTGCAGGGTACTGTTGCTGATGGTGCACCAGTGGTACCAATCTCTGCACAACTAAAGTATAATATTGATGTTGTGTGCGAGTACATTGTGAAGAAGATCCCTATTCCCGAGAGGAACTTTGTCTCACCCCCTAACATGATTGTAATCCGATCATTTGATGTCAATAAGCCAGGGTTTGAGGTTGATGAGATTAAAGGTGGTGTTGCTGGTGGAAGTATACTCAGGGTATGCATTTCTTTGGAATGTAGCTTTCAATCTTTATTTTGAGATGAATGGTACGGTTGATGCACATTTTGACTTACCACATGCTGGGTCCTTAccatatttttttcttgtttcattCTTGCCCATATCGACTTCTACCAAAATGATGCTAGAGTGAATTTAGATTGAGCTTCGGTAGCTTTGGTTTTGTATtcatgacttgtttatttcaggGTGTTTTGAAGGTGAACCAATTTATTGAAGTTCGTCCTGGGATTGTTGTCAAGGATGAAAGCGGAAACATCAAATGCACACCCATATATTCGAGAATAGTCTCATTGTATGCCGAACAAAATGAGCTACAATATGCCGTTCCGGGAGGTCTAATTGGTGTTGGAACAACTATGGACCCGACTTTAACTCGTGCAGATAGGTTGGTGGGTCAAGTTCTTGGAGAGGTTGGGTCACTTCCAGAAGTTTATGTTGAGCTCGAGGTATATGCTAAGTTTTTTTATCAATATATTACCTGgactttcatttttcttaatgATATATAGGGTTATGGCTCTCCAAATGTATAAAAGAGCTATAAAAAAATGAACATACTTGAATCAGACACAAACTCGAGTCTGGCCCTTACATCCGAGTCTAAGTATTGTAGGTTGTTACATCAGAAAAACTATGAAAAATGCTAACTGCTGGCATCTTCTTGCTCGGTGCATCTTTTCTTTTTGTGTAGGTAAATTTCTTCCTTCTCCGAAGGCTTCTTGGTGTTAGGACAAAGGGTTCGGAGAGGCAAGGAAAAGTGTCAAAGTTGGCCAAGGGAGAGATCCTAATGTTGAATATTGGGTCTATGTCGACCGGTGCTCGAGTCATAGCTGTAAAGAATGATTTGGCAAAGCTGCAACTCACGTCCCCTGTATGCACCAGCAAGGGAGAGAAAATTGCACTTAGTCGGCGTGTTGAGAAGCATTGGCGTCTAATCGGATGGGGCCAAATCCAAGCTGGAACAACCATTGAAGTCCCACCCTGCCCTGTTTAAGAACAGATAAGCAGGTAAACAGAAAGCAAAAACATCTATAAGAAAAAAAGGGAGGCAGAAGAATCAAATTTTTTGTTGTTGAAAATGTGGGAAGGTAGACAATTTCTTGGTACTATTTTTGTGAGGTGTAGAAGAAAACATTGTTTGATAGAGAATTTGATTGTTCCTTGCTGAAAACATGGAGCTTTTTCTAGGATATATGATACTGTAATTTTTTATTGGGATAAAATCTATTACTCggactttttatttttctcgaaGAACTAATATTTGATGCatgaaataagataaaataatgatTGAATTTTGTCATTTGGGGCTTGAAATATTATCAAACTACATAACCCAATTTATATGTTGATACTTTTTTTGTTGAAAACCTAGAAGTTTGCCTGCTTAGCATGGATAAGctcaattcatttattttctcaatttcttgaagATTTTATCATAGATAAAAGAAAATCCGGATTCTACCATAAACGTCGCTTCCTTTACATGAACtaaattgaatttcgagtttaATTGATAAACATTGCATTGTTTATAGCCATTTTAaggggtttttattttttaatataatgcaaGGAAACCTAcagcagtttttttttttaatttcttgtcaATAGGAACATGACAAGCTCTTTTAAGCCTCAACGAGGACTAAGACAAGATCTTTTATCCGTTATAATGTGCTTTCGATAACTGAAGGCTTGAAACTCAGCGGAAATAATATTCCTATTTTCCGTCTCTTCTTCGCAAAGGATGGTTATATTTTCTTCAGAGCCAATTTGCAAGAATGTGAAGCCGTTTAGTGTTAAGAGTGAGTTCTCCAGTCATCTTATTAATCTTGGTAAGTCAGAGTTCCTAATTAGCCCAAATCGTCATCCTCGTTTCAAAAAGATGTTCAAGGAAATCTTGCATATTAAAATTGCTACTGGTAGATACTGAGCTGAAGCACCTTCTAAAAGATTCCATTTCTTCCAATCTATTCTAGAGAGAGCTCAGAATAAGATGCAAAATTGTGGTTTGGGAGCAGATCTGAATTTATGTCTGATAACATCAATCTAATCAATGGGATAAACTTCTTCATTATGGTAAAGAAAACTTTGCCTGAACATAGCTTTTTTCTTGAGATTTTGAAAACCTTCTAGTCACTATAGATTTATCGTAATTGAGAGAAAAGTTTTCAACCCAGCGAGTGTTATTTCTGCTGCTAAGGGGTTTGTTTATCAGACTCTTGGAATCAGTGTTTCGACTTTGTTGATACCAACTTTGCTAAAATAACACAAGTCAGTACTTTACATGGCATGGGCATGGAGCATTCTTTTATTCTGCTTTCCTGGATAAAAAAAGAGGAAAACTTGGTTGCAATGCAGCTGTTGGATCTCAACACAAAGAAGTATGTATTTGCCTTTTCTCAATATTTTGGGAGAAGCCTTCCTTACAAGATTCTAAAAGATTTTAGCTCCAAGTCGTAGTTTTTGTGAAGGAGGCAACAAATCTTGGTAGTGGCATCTTGAAGGATTGCCAACTCTAGTGATTAAGCTGGTTTCTTTAGCTGTGTGTAATCAAGCTCTACAAGATACAAACAAGTGGCCAAAGGTGTTTGCATATGTGgggctaaaatttttttttagtcaAAGAAAGGAAGTAGTTACCATTAAACTGAAATTAGTATATTGTTGGATACAATACACTACCCTGCTCGCTAATGAGGAAATTAAACAAGTAGAAGGAGTAATACATAATCATAATGAATACTATAGATAAATCAGGTTGAAAATTGCTTCCAAATCGAACCAAGGCATCTACACACTTATTTTCTTTTCGAAAGACATATTTCAATGACCTAATAGTCAAATCAAAGCCACTACAAGTTTCATAATTTGTTTACTTGCTTTAGCTTTAGGATGAGTCTTTTATTTCTGGTCTTATGGTTTCTTAGCATGTGCTCATATTCATAAGACTACTTGtcttattatcaaaataaaaatcaacGAGACATCCTAATCACCCATCATGTTAGGGCATATGAGAGCATCATTAAATTTCCTTAAATATCatatctttaaaaattaattcaacaagatttttatatataatttaaaatgatttaagtaataaaaaagcctcacaaaaataatttaaatattaattgagTCCCTCATTGAAAAGTATAATCAATTCAGCtctttaaatataattttctgTTAAAGCCTGTAATGGACTGTTAACAATTGATATAGTAGGTGGTGTAGCGTATAACGTGTCATctaacatgaaaattttgatgagaTGATAATTGATATGACATTTGACGTGGAAAAATATTAACGTGtagggtttaattgatttttaattattttatgagggTCTAATTGATTTTGTAGTTATTTAAgtctaataataattaaaatattataaaaaattaaaatttatggaaaatctataaaattaattaaatatcatGAAATTTTATTTGGCCTATAGGTTTCGAACCTGCATCCTTAGTATCAGTAgtattatatcataaaattttaaaacattataaaaactattaaatattataaaatattattaagatcttatgaaaatattaaacagatattataaaaaatttagaatattatataaaaaatctataaaaattgttataaaaaCTTATTAGAAGTATATTTCTTTTTgcaaaaatggtaattaaacatGTATG from the Gossypium hirsutum isolate 1008001.06 chromosome D09, Gossypium_hirsutum_v2.1, whole genome shotgun sequence genome contains:
- the LOC107891861 gene encoding eukaryotic translation initiation factor 2 subunit gamma, producing MSKKGLMEQDLSKLDVTKLHPLSPEVISRQATINIGTIGHVAHGKSTVVKAISGVQTVRFKNELERNITIKLGYANAKIYKCEDERCPRPMCYKAYGSAKEDSPLCDVPGFENCRMKLLRHVSFVDCPGHDILMATMLNGAAIMDGALLLIAANESCPQPQTSEHLAAVEIMRLQHIIILQNKVDLIQENVAINQHEAIQKFIQGTVADGAPVVPISAQLKYNIDVVCEYIVKKIPIPERNFVSPPNMIVIRSFDVNKPGFEVDEIKGGVAGGSILRGVLKVNQFIEVRPGIVVKDESGNIKCTPIYSRIVSLYAEQNELQYAVPGGLIGVGTTMDPTLTRADRLVGQVLGEVGSLPEVYVELEVNFFLLRRLLGVRTKGSERQGKVSKLAKGEILMLNIGSMSTGARVIAVKNDLAKLQLTSPVCTSKGEKIALSRRVEKHWRLIGWGQIQAGTTIEVPPCPV